One window from the genome of Hyperolius riggenbachi isolate aHypRig1 chromosome 6, aHypRig1.pri, whole genome shotgun sequence encodes:
- the LOC137522981 gene encoding uncharacterized protein, with product MVLSEVEEILLAGLAMCLMLLACGFRGPPLRHPPMRQQRLRRGRFAALYRDLLANPDKFHKYTQMSVPAFNKLLDLVRSDLSRPDYRFRNSIPPDEKLMVTLRYLATGQSFVSLQSAFRLGKSTISRIVHDTIRVIWRNLRGQYMPFPDRRKWEEIKEVFWNRCKFPNCCGAIDGKRIRVLTPPEGRTKLFSYKRKFSVVLTALADADYNFLYIDVGTCGSSKGFSVSRRTTFFKKMEEGTLDLPPPTPWPGTTEPSYPPVFVADEAFAPSTNLMRPYTSKGLNYTKKIFNYRLKRARRLGECCFGMLTTKWRVLVAPMNVSLANAVAVIRAACVLHNFVRQEDGYRIEDFDGPLMKSVANNLGRSSIEALANRRMLGNYFLSPEGVVPRQENFI from the exons ATGGTGTTATCTGAGGTTGAGGAGATCCTGCTGGCTGGGCTGGCGATGTGCCTGATGCTATTGGCATGTGGATTCAGGGGGCCGCCTCTGAGGCATCCCCCAATGCGACAGCAGCGCTTACGCAGGGGTCGGTTTGCCGCCTTGTATAGGGACCTGCTGGCGAATCCTGACAAATTCCACAAGTACACCCAGATGAGCGTCCCTGC CTTCAACAAGCTTCTAGATCTTGTCCGGAGTGATCTGTCCAGACCGGATTATCGATTCCGCAATTCAATACCCCCAGATGAAAAGCTGATGGTCACTCTCCG ATATCTGGCCACAGGGCAGTCTTTTGTGTCTCTACAATCTGCTTTCCGATTGGGAAAATCTACCATCAGTCGTATTGTTCACGACACCATAAGAGTCATCTGGAGAAATCTGAGGGGTCAATACATGCCCTTTCCTGACCGTAGAAAATGGGAGGAAATAAAGGAGGTCTTCTGGAACAGATGCAAGTTTCCAAACTGCTGCGGTGCAATAGACGGAAAGCGCATCCGCGTTCTCACGCCCCCTGAGGGAAGAACCAAACTTTTCAGTTACAAAAGGAAATTTTCAGTTGTCCTCACGGCATTGGCTGATGCAGACTACAACTTCCTTTATATAGATGTAGGTACTTGCGGTAGTTCTAAAGGTTTCAGTGTGTCCCGAAGGACAACATTCTTCAAAAAGATGGAGGAAGGAACTTTGGATCTGCCTCCTCCAACTCCCTGGCCGGGGACGACCGAGCCTTCTTACCCACCTGTCTTTGTGGCCGATGAGGCATTTGCCCCTTCAACTAACTtaatgaggccctacacatctaaAGGCCTCAACTACACCAAGAAGATCTTCAACTACAGACTGAAGAGGGCAAGGCGACTGGGTGAGTGCTGCTTTGGGATGCTGACGACTAAGTGGAGGGTGCTAGTCGCTCCAATGAACGTCTCTTTAGCGAATGCAGTGGCGGTTATAagagcggcttgcgtcctgcataATTTTGTCAGACAAGAGGACGGTTACAGGATTGAAGATTTTGATGGGCCGCTGATGAAATCTGTCGCCAACAATCTCGGACGTTCCAGCATCGAGGCTCTGGCGAACCGGCGCATGCTAGGCaattattttctttcaccagaggGCGTCGTTCCAAGGCAGGAAAATTTCATCTGA